The proteins below are encoded in one region of Vibrio sp. ED004:
- a CDS encoding DUF3149 domain-containing protein, with protein MDFWLDLLFGNAVGLSSMIVIFGALGLMMFYGGFFIYKVMTDKSPH; from the coding sequence ATGGACTTTTGGCTAGATCTCCTATTTGGTAATGCGGTGGGACTATCTTCAATGATAGTAATCTTCGGGGCTCTGGGTCTCATGATGTTTTATGGAGGCTTCTTCATCTACAAAGTTATGACTGACAAATCTCCTCACTAG
- a CDS encoding oligogalacturonate-specific porin KdgM family protein, producing the protein MKKIIALSALSLAFASSAFAGSSYVTGNVQFHSDFDPSATSTLEAGHTFDTGTTLLTEFDGISLGKYDNDAIQDSGLGNSPYITLGVEQMYNINDNLWVAAGYHHLLNNGETVQYRPLVKIGYNFDNGISISNRTRYHAMEDSNADDQTRFDNRIGYAVNAELAVSYNNVYVINEGDNKMDHELRATWTRQGVQPYFEYRNQADNENNAFVFGASYGF; encoded by the coding sequence ATGAAAAAAATTATCGCTCTAAGTGCTCTTTCTCTTGCTTTCGCTTCTAGTGCTTTTGCTGGTTCTTCTTACGTTACAGGTAACGTTCAATTTCACTCTGATTTCGATCCGTCAGCAACTTCTACTTTAGAAGCGGGCCACACATTTGATACAGGCACAACTTTATTGACTGAGTTTGATGGTATCTCTCTTGGTAAATACGACAATGACGCAATCCAAGACAGCGGTCTAGGTAACTCTCCATACATCACTCTTGGTGTAGAGCAGATGTACAACATCAATGACAACCTATGGGTTGCTGCTGGTTACCACCACTTACTAAACAACGGCGAAACGGTTCAGTACCGTCCATTAGTTAAGATCGGTTACAACTTCGACAACGGTATTTCTATCAGTAACCGTACTCGTTACCACGCAATGGAAGACAGCAATGCTGACGACCAAACTCGTTTTGATAACCGTATCGGCTACGCAGTAAATGCTGAACTAGCAGTAAGCTACAACAACGTATACGTAATCAACGAGGGCGACAACAAGATGGACCACGAGCTTCGTGCGACATGGACTCGTCAAGGCGTTCAACCTTACTTTGAGTACCGTAACCAAGCTGACAACGAAAACAACGCTTTCGTATTCGGTGCTTCTTACGGCTTCTAA
- a CDS encoding TraB/GumN family protein, translated as MRTFLYLTLLTLAFSAKQAIAEPLYWQAKKDDLTLTILGSVHVGDESMYPLPAQITDTLKESNGLIIETDVRKSEGVVYPTTTVTTADVLSEEQKQLLTSISKSLGMSTKQLLSSPPWATSLSIQMQQLKNLGYGSAGGVDATLAYKATIQDVPVISLEPLQFQIDLIAGQQDSGKEWLVTSIEEFDQTDRVVHCLIESWKAGDESKLEDFAELSEMPTELEKAFLTDRNVDWANKLSANDWKLNSKGHYVLVVGTLHLIGDGNLLQLLEDKGFSVTQQSQSQQAQCQFEVDEDS; from the coding sequence TTGCGCACATTCTTGTACCTTACGCTACTCACACTTGCCTTTTCAGCAAAACAAGCTATCGCCGAACCACTTTATTGGCAGGCAAAAAAGGATGATCTGACCCTCACCATCTTAGGTTCTGTGCATGTTGGAGACGAGAGCATGTACCCGCTTCCTGCACAGATCACAGACACGTTAAAAGAGAGTAACGGATTAATTATCGAGACAGATGTAAGGAAGTCAGAAGGCGTTGTGTACCCTACCACCACGGTAACCACAGCCGATGTATTAAGCGAAGAGCAAAAACAGTTATTAACAAGCATTTCTAAGTCTTTGGGTATGTCGACAAAACAACTACTGAGCTCCCCGCCTTGGGCGACATCTCTGTCGATACAAATGCAGCAGTTAAAGAACCTTGGTTACGGTTCAGCGGGCGGTGTAGACGCAACACTCGCCTATAAAGCGACAATACAAGACGTTCCAGTGATCAGCTTAGAGCCACTACAATTTCAAATAGACCTCATTGCAGGGCAACAAGATTCTGGCAAAGAGTGGCTAGTGACAAGCATTGAAGAATTTGACCAAACGGACCGTGTCGTACATTGCCTCATTGAAAGCTGGAAAGCGGGCGATGAATCCAAACTTGAGGATTTTGCAGAGCTGTCTGAAATGCCCACCGAGCTTGAGAAAGCATTCCTAACGGATCGCAACGTTGATTGGGCAAACAAACTATCTGCCAATGACTGGAAACTCAACTCAAAAGGACACTACGTGCTGGTCGTCGGCACTTTACACCTGATTGGAGATGGTAACCTTTTACAGTTGTTAGAAGATAAGGGGTTCAGTGTGACTCAACAATCACAAAGCCAACAAGCTCAGTGTCAGTTCGAGGTTGACGAAGACAGCTAG
- the smrA gene encoding DNA endonuclease SmrA, whose protein sequence is MSHDDDLDLFQEMMGDVKRIDHDTAEHQKVHRVTESHLAKREAAMWLSDDEKDYLSLDYSPMVKPDDVIAYKKDGVQEGVYKKLRLGKYPIQAKLDLHRKTLKDARNEVLSFLRQCLRMDVRTVIIVHGKGERSNPPAMMKSYVANWLTQINDVQCVHSAQQFHGGTGAVYVMLRKSNDKKLENRERHQKRSS, encoded by the coding sequence ATGTCTCATGATGACGATTTAGACCTATTCCAAGAAATGATGGGCGATGTGAAACGTATCGACCATGACACCGCTGAACACCAGAAAGTACACCGCGTAACGGAATCTCACCTAGCCAAGCGTGAAGCCGCAATGTGGCTGTCTGATGACGAGAAAGATTACCTCTCGCTCGACTACTCTCCGATGGTGAAGCCAGATGATGTTATCGCCTATAAGAAAGATGGCGTTCAAGAAGGCGTATACAAAAAGTTACGTCTAGGTAAGTACCCTATTCAAGCCAAGCTTGACCTGCATAGAAAAACACTCAAAGACGCACGTAATGAAGTACTTTCATTTTTACGTCAATGTCTAAGGATGGATGTTCGTACCGTCATCATTGTTCATGGCAAAGGTGAACGTTCGAATCCACCAGCGATGATGAAAAGCTATGTCGCCAACTGGTTGACTCAAATTAACGATGTCCAGTGTGTGCATTCTGCGCAACAATTTCATGGTGGAACCGGCGCAGTCTACGTCATGTTGAGAAAGAGCAATGACAAAAAGCTCGAAAACAGAGAGCGACACCAGAAGCGATCAAGTTAG
- a CDS encoding beta-N-acetylhexosaminidase, whose translation MLKRNLLSVAVLAGLTGCAVTQAPEQQVVNALADNLDVQYEILTNHGANEGMACQDLGAEWASCNKVNMTLTNDGEAIDSKDWTIYFHSIRLILDVDNEQFKITRVTGDLHKLEPTDKFDGFAAGEEVILPLTSEYWQLFETDFMPGAFVTAPNAEPKMIASLNTEDVASFVTGLEGNNLKRTPDDNNVMATAVTRFEKNADLATQDVSTTLLPTPMSVEAGEGSVSIAGGIALPKDAFDADQFAAIEERADVVNVDVSGDLPVSVTVVPTQFTGDLAKSGAYELSISEEGIAIKAFDKTGAFYAVQSIFGLIDSQNAESLPQLSIKDAPRFDYRGVMVDVARNFHSKDAILATLDQMAAYKMNKLHLHLTDDEGWRLEIPGLPELTDVGSNRCFDLDEQSCLLPQLGSGPTTDNFGSGFFSKADYVEILSYAKARSIEVIPEIDMPAHARSAVVSMEARYTRLMAEGKEAEANEYRLMDPQDTSNVTTVQFYDKQSFINPCMESSTHFVDKVISEVAAMHQEAGVPLTTWHFGGDEAKNIKLGAGLQDINAEDKVAWKGNIDLSKQDKPFQQSPQCQSLIADGTVSDFGHLPSHFAEQVSKIVADKGIPHFQAWQDGLKYSEGEKAFATESTRVNFWDVLYWGGTSSVYDWSAKGYDVIVSNPDYVYMDMPYEVDAAERGYYWATRATDTRKMFGFAPENMPQNAETSLDRDGNGFSGKGEIEAKPFYGLSAQLWSETVRTDEQYEYMVFPRVLAAAERAWHRADWENDYKVGVEYSQETNLVNKQALNSDFNRFANIVGQRELAKLEKAGIDYRLPVPGAQVVDGKLAMNVQFPGVELQYSADGENWLTYDEQQQPSVSGETYIRSISESGEKVSRVTSVK comes from the coding sequence ATGTTGAAGAGAAACTTACTATCTGTAGCGGTATTAGCTGGCCTGACGGGTTGTGCAGTAACACAAGCACCAGAACAGCAGGTTGTTAATGCACTGGCTGATAACCTTGATGTGCAATATGAAATTCTGACCAATCACGGTGCGAATGAGGGTATGGCTTGTCAGGACCTCGGCGCTGAATGGGCTTCATGTAACAAAGTGAACATGACCCTAACTAATGACGGTGAAGCGATTGATTCGAAAGATTGGACCATCTACTTCCATAGTATTCGCCTTATCTTAGATGTTGATAATGAACAATTTAAAATCACTCGTGTCACGGGTGACCTACACAAACTAGAACCTACAGATAAGTTCGATGGCTTTGCGGCGGGTGAAGAAGTGATTCTTCCATTGACGAGTGAATACTGGCAACTGTTTGAAACCGACTTCATGCCGGGTGCATTTGTTACTGCGCCAAATGCAGAACCAAAGATGATTGCTTCACTGAATACAGAAGACGTCGCGTCGTTCGTAACGGGTCTAGAAGGTAACAACCTTAAACGTACACCTGATGACAATAACGTAATGGCTACAGCGGTGACGCGTTTCGAAAAGAATGCTGATCTAGCAACTCAAGATGTATCAACAACGCTACTACCAACGCCAATGTCGGTAGAAGCAGGCGAAGGTTCTGTGAGTATTGCTGGTGGTATTGCCCTACCAAAAGACGCATTCGATGCTGATCAGTTCGCTGCAATTGAAGAACGTGCAGATGTGGTAAACGTAGATGTGAGTGGTGACCTTCCAGTAAGTGTTACCGTTGTTCCTACTCAGTTTACGGGTGATTTAGCGAAATCTGGCGCTTATGAACTAAGCATCTCGGAAGAGGGGATTGCGATTAAAGCGTTTGATAAAACAGGTGCTTTCTACGCAGTTCAGTCTATTTTTGGCCTAATAGACAGTCAGAACGCTGAATCATTACCACAACTGTCGATCAAAGATGCACCGCGCTTTGATTACCGTGGTGTGATGGTGGATGTTGCTCGAAACTTCCACTCAAAAGATGCCATTCTAGCAACGCTAGACCAAATGGCAGCATACAAGATGAATAAACTGCACCTTCACTTAACAGATGATGAAGGCTGGCGTTTAGAAATCCCAGGTTTACCAGAGCTAACGGATGTAGGGTCTAATCGTTGTTTTGATTTGGATGAGCAAAGCTGTTTACTGCCTCAGCTAGGTTCAGGTCCAACAACAGACAACTTTGGCTCTGGTTTCTTTAGCAAAGCGGATTACGTCGAGATCTTAAGCTACGCAAAAGCGCGCAGCATCGAAGTAATTCCAGAAATTGATATGCCAGCACACGCCCGTTCTGCTGTGGTATCAATGGAAGCGCGTTACACTCGCCTAATGGCGGAAGGTAAGGAAGCGGAAGCAAATGAATACCGCTTGATGGATCCACAAGATACATCGAACGTAACCACGGTTCAGTTCTACGATAAGCAAAGCTTCATCAACCCATGTATGGAATCTTCGACTCACTTTGTCGATAAAGTGATCTCTGAAGTGGCGGCAATGCACCAAGAAGCGGGCGTTCCACTAACGACTTGGCATTTCGGCGGCGATGAAGCGAAAAACATCAAGTTAGGCGCTGGCTTACAAGATATTAACGCAGAAGATAAAGTGGCTTGGAAAGGCAACATCGATTTGTCTAAGCAAGATAAGCCATTCCAACAGTCGCCACAGTGTCAGTCTTTGATCGCTGATGGTACTGTCAGCGACTTCGGTCATCTGCCAAGTCACTTTGCAGAGCAGGTATCTAAGATTGTTGCTGACAAAGGCATTCCTCACTTCCAAGCATGGCAAGATGGCCTGAAATACAGCGAAGGCGAGAAAGCATTTGCAACCGAAAGCACTCGCGTGAACTTCTGGGACGTTCTTTACTGGGGCGGCACTTCATCAGTATACGATTGGTCTGCGAAAGGGTATGACGTGATTGTTTCTAACCCAGACTACGTATACATGGATATGCCATACGAAGTTGATGCAGCAGAGCGCGGTTACTACTGGGCAACGCGTGCAACCGATACTCGCAAGATGTTTGGCTTCGCACCAGAAAACATGCCACAAAACGCAGAAACGTCATTAGACCGTGACGGTAATGGCTTCTCTGGTAAAGGTGAAATTGAAGCGAAACCTTTCTACGGTTTGTCTGCACAGCTTTGGTCTGAAACAGTACGTACTGACGAGCAATATGAATACATGGTGTTCCCTCGCGTATTGGCAGCAGCAGAGCGCGCATGGCACAGAGCAGATTGGGAAAACGACTACAAAGTGGGCGTTGAGTACTCTCAAGAAACTAACCTAGTGAATAAGCAGGCTCTAAACAGTGACTTCAATCGCTTCGCGAATATTGTTGGTCAACGTGAACTGGCTAAGCTTGAGAAAGCAGGTATTGATTACCGACTACCAGTACCGGGTGCTCAAGTTGTTGATGGCAAGCTGGCGATGAACGTTCAATTCCCAGGCGTAGAGCTGCAATACTCTGCTGATGGCGAAAACTGGCTAACGTATGATGAGCAGCAACAACCATCGGTTTCTGGTGAAACGTACATCCGCTCTATCTCTGAAAGTGGCGAGAAAGTAAGTCGAGTAACGTCAGTTAAATAA
- a CDS encoding DUF411 domain-containing protein, whose product MIRKVMTLTALAAISGQALATDVLNHKSPYCGCCTEWTEHMRDAGFDVTEKLHDDMNPIKQKLGVTQELASCHTAEIDGYVFEGHIPAEDVKAFLENPPRNAIGLAVPGMPMGSPGMEYGDKKDEYSVYAFNDKGQVFEYRHYKGN is encoded by the coding sequence ATGATTCGTAAAGTTATGACTCTTACTGCACTCGCTGCAATTTCAGGACAAGCTTTGGCTACTGATGTTCTAAACCACAAATCTCCATACTGCGGCTGCTGCACAGAATGGACAGAGCATATGCGTGATGCCGGGTTCGATGTAACAGAGAAGCTCCACGATGATATGAACCCTATCAAACAAAAGTTAGGCGTAACGCAAGAGCTGGCTTCTTGCCACACCGCAGAGATCGACGGTTATGTGTTTGAAGGTCACATTCCGGCGGAAGACGTAAAAGCCTTTTTAGAAAACCCACCACGTAATGCGATTGGTTTGGCAGTTCCGGGTATGCCAATGGGCTCACCGGGTATGGAATATGGCGATAAGAAAGACGAATACTCTGTGTACGCGTTTAATGATAAAGGTCAGGTGTTTGAGTACCGTCACTATAAAGGCAACTAA
- a CDS encoding copper-translocating P-type ATPase — protein MFDLTLTGRFMLGVDENWSIDMNHYTTALNGLNCMGCAKKVRTLFADLDNTTINDISPTYIDISAPFSYVQLNEQLATLGYSMGNKLHLSLSGLNCGKCVNKLTQALEQTEQASNLEVSKQELALVTLLSESEVIELVESVGYHAVPYSEANELLPSSDLEEDKESAPTKTTPTEPVASQYTYHLVLEGMTCASCVSSVEKALKNNEFVDQAQINLAEQTALIFTSKTRDLIENELIQSVKAAGYGAEFVDDAATQQQKQQEQQLRTQQAFLKNSVSALLLGAPLMAWGVFGGSMTITTFNDQLAWGLIGVVCLVLLATSGRSFFTNAWQSLMHKRATMDTLVALGTGAAWFYSMLVVLIPSWFPEASRHVYFEASAMIVGLISLGHYIEAKAKARTTKSLQALINLQPQKAVVIVDGKEQTIAVEAIQVGMQVRVKPGEKVPVDGVVVSGESYIDESMLTGEPLPNVKSVSDGVSAGTINGDGSLVIEATGIGSSTMLARIIQMVRQAQSSKPAIAKLADSISAVFVPVVVAIAAVAALVWFFVGPQPSASYMLVVSTTVLIIACPCALGLATPLSITVGVGKAAEFGVLIKDADVLQSASKIDAVVFDKTGTLTQGKPSVQQAFYHNLSEQELLAYAYSVEVGSEHPLAKAVCQYAENLEVSALPHSDFENRRGLGVQANINGKHVQVGSLKYLTQLGIDTQMGNDFIELCRTQAWTPIFVVIDQKLEGILGISDALKIDSKQAIAQLKSAGIHTVLLTGDNDSVAQAIGKSVGIDEVISEVLPEQKAQHIVQLQQQYKSVAMVGDGINDAPALAQADIGIAMGSGSDVAIESAQMTLLNSSPLSVSNAIELSQATVRNMKQNLFGAFIYNSLGIPIAAGVLYPFFGFLLSPVVAGAAMAMSSITVVSNANRLRLFKPTHSNINKNHIHEVNHDS, from the coding sequence ATGTTTGACCTTACCCTTACGGGAAGGTTTATGTTAGGCGTAGATGAGAATTGGAGTATCGATATGAACCACTACACAACCGCGCTCAACGGCCTAAATTGCATGGGTTGTGCGAAGAAAGTCCGCACACTGTTTGCTGATCTCGACAACACGACGATCAATGATATATCGCCGACCTACATCGATATTTCAGCTCCATTTAGTTACGTTCAACTCAACGAGCAGTTAGCGACACTTGGCTACAGCATGGGTAACAAGCTGCACCTCTCGCTATCCGGACTTAACTGCGGTAAATGCGTGAACAAACTGACTCAAGCGCTTGAGCAAACCGAACAAGCTTCAAACCTAGAAGTCAGCAAACAAGAATTAGCACTGGTCACTCTACTTTCTGAATCTGAGGTGATTGAGTTGGTCGAAAGTGTGGGTTATCACGCAGTTCCCTACTCTGAAGCAAATGAGCTCTTACCTAGTTCAGATTTAGAAGAAGATAAAGAATCTGCACCTACAAAAACAACGCCTACTGAACCCGTTGCGAGTCAATATACTTATCACCTTGTACTTGAGGGGATGACGTGTGCGAGTTGTGTATCTTCAGTCGAAAAAGCACTGAAAAATAACGAGTTCGTCGACCAAGCTCAGATCAACCTCGCCGAACAAACGGCCTTGATTTTCACCTCTAAAACACGCGACCTGATCGAAAACGAGCTCATCCAATCGGTGAAAGCCGCAGGTTATGGCGCCGAGTTTGTTGATGATGCGGCAACACAACAGCAAAAGCAGCAAGAACAACAACTTCGCACTCAACAGGCCTTCCTGAAAAACTCAGTAAGTGCGCTATTGCTTGGGGCTCCGCTAATGGCTTGGGGCGTGTTCGGTGGCAGCATGACCATTACTACATTTAACGATCAACTGGCTTGGGGATTAATCGGTGTGGTCTGTTTGGTACTGCTGGCCACTTCAGGTCGTAGCTTCTTCACTAACGCGTGGCAATCACTGATGCACAAGCGCGCGACCATGGATACGTTAGTTGCTTTGGGTACAGGCGCAGCATGGTTCTACTCAATGCTGGTCGTACTGATTCCATCATGGTTCCCAGAAGCCTCTCGCCATGTCTACTTTGAGGCGAGCGCGATGATCGTTGGCCTTATTTCTTTAGGTCACTACATAGAAGCTAAAGCCAAAGCTCGCACCACGAAATCGCTACAAGCACTGATTAATTTACAGCCTCAAAAAGCAGTAGTCATCGTCGATGGCAAAGAACAAACCATTGCTGTAGAAGCTATCCAAGTCGGCATGCAAGTACGCGTCAAACCGGGTGAGAAAGTGCCAGTTGACGGTGTTGTGGTATCTGGCGAGTCTTATATCGATGAATCCATGCTGACCGGTGAACCACTTCCCAACGTTAAATCGGTGAGTGATGGCGTTTCTGCGGGCACCATTAATGGAGATGGCAGCTTAGTTATTGAAGCGACAGGAATTGGCTCAAGCACCATGCTGGCTCGAATCATCCAGATGGTTCGCCAAGCACAAAGCAGCAAACCTGCGATTGCGAAGCTTGCTGACTCTATTTCTGCCGTGTTCGTACCCGTTGTGGTCGCGATCGCAGCTGTTGCCGCCCTAGTTTGGTTTTTTGTTGGCCCACAACCAAGTGCCAGTTACATGCTTGTGGTATCGACTACCGTGCTGATCATCGCTTGTCCGTGTGCCTTAGGCCTAGCGACACCGCTCTCTATTACTGTCGGCGTGGGTAAAGCCGCTGAGTTTGGCGTTCTGATCAAAGATGCCGATGTGTTGCAATCAGCCAGCAAAATCGATGCTGTCGTGTTTGATAAAACAGGCACTCTAACCCAAGGAAAACCAAGCGTTCAACAGGCGTTTTATCACAACCTATCAGAACAAGAACTGCTGGCTTACGCCTATTCGGTTGAAGTCGGTTCAGAACACCCGCTTGCGAAAGCCGTTTGTCAGTATGCCGAAAACTTAGAAGTTTCAGCACTCCCACACAGCGACTTTGAAAACCGCCGAGGCCTTGGAGTACAAGCCAATATTAACGGCAAACACGTTCAAGTCGGCTCTCTTAAATACCTAACCCAACTTGGTATTGATACTCAAATGGGCAATGACTTTATCGAACTTTGTCGTACACAAGCATGGACGCCAATCTTCGTCGTCATCGACCAAAAACTGGAAGGCATATTAGGCATTTCAGACGCATTAAAAATAGATAGCAAACAAGCCATTGCTCAACTAAAATCCGCCGGAATTCACACAGTGCTACTCACTGGCGACAACGATTCAGTTGCTCAAGCGATTGGCAAAAGCGTCGGTATCGATGAGGTTATCTCGGAAGTACTACCAGAGCAGAAAGCTCAGCATATTGTTCAGCTTCAACAACAATATAAGAGTGTGGCTATGGTTGGAGATGGCATTAACGATGCACCAGCGCTTGCTCAGGCCGACATAGGTATCGCAATGGGCAGTGGCAGTGATGTTGCGATTGAAAGTGCACAAATGACACTCCTCAACTCGTCGCCACTGTCTGTAAGTAACGCGATAGAACTGTCCCAAGCGACCGTGAGAAACATGAAGCAAAATCTATTTGGTGCCTTCATCTATAACTCGCTTGGCATCCCTATTGCCGCCGGTGTGCTCTACCCGTTTTTTGGATTTCTGCTTAGCCCAGTAGTAGCAGGAGCAGCTATGGCGATGTCGTCAATTACTGTCGTAAGTAATGCCAACAGGCTGAGATTGTTCAAACCAACTCATTCTAATATTAATAAAAACCATATTCATGAGGTTAACCATGATTCGTAA